The DNA region ACTTCTCCTTTGGTTGTAATGCCAACCAGATAACTGTGTCTGCTCCTTCTTCGCTTGTTCTAAGCTTCCCCGCAAGCCTGTAATTATTTCAGTCAGTATACAAccaacaacaaacaacaaccaAGTTTTATCCTACTAAATAGAATCAGCTATATGGATCAATTTTTGCCATAATGTTCTATCAAATATCATATTTCTGAATCAGTATATAACCATTAGGTTTTAAGACTATCCACATGGTTTGAGAAAAGAATTTGAATTCAATTCCTAGAATCATATACCCCAACAATTTCTAGAATCAAATATTGATCAAATTGATCATTAGATGCTTTCTGTCCGTGAACGGTTTAAATCTCCGAAACTTTATAGTAATTATAATCAATAATTACTTACGATTTTGAGAAGCTTGGCAAGCTTTTCGCTACACCAGGAGTGTCAGCCCAGCCTGGATGCATTGAGTAAAATCCTATTCCTCTGTTCTTATATGTCTCGGCCCAATTTTCCGTTAGCGCAACCTGCCATTTCAAATATATCATAATAAAATTTGCAAAAATAGACAATCAGACCAAAATATTAATTTTACAACAGCCAAGTCTTATCTCACTAGCTGAGGTCGGCTACATGGATCGACTTCTGCTATAATATTCTATCCAGAACCATGCTTCTATCTAAGTCATTAATCTCGAGATGAATCTTAATAATTTCTCTAATAATTTTTCTAGGTCTTCCTCTTCCTCTACCTGTTTGATTCCTCTCCATCTGATCTATTTCCTTCTCACAGAATCTACAGGTCTTCTCTCTATATGCTCAAACCACCTAAGTCTATTTTTCACCATCTCTGAAATAACCAGCTTATTTCGACTATTGAGTAACCAGCTTATTTACCACAGAATCAACTATTGAGAAACCAGCTTAACTAACTATAATTGACTGACCTGAACGCGCTTATTTCGAGCATACTGTTCAGTCCCATTAAAGTTGCTTTCAGAGTACTGGTAAAAAAACAGAATAAATTATACTGAAATCCTGAAAATGATTGAGTAATCTGAAATATTCATAACACAGTTAGGTACCTGTAGATCTTTGGTCAAGGGAGTACTATACATTCCACCAGACGAAACTGTAATGATGCGCGCATCAGGGGAAGCTTTCTCTAATAGTGGTACCATCAGTTCAGTCATTGTGTAAGTTCCTAATACATTGATAGCAAAGCTCAACTCAAACCTGGAATGGAATAGGGAAAATCAAAAGTAGTTTTGTGAAATAGTGAATATAGCGTAGCAGTATTTGAAACCGCTATTGTTTTGTGACACAGGATTCAGTATAAAGTGTTGTCAAATAGCAGCTACAGGTAGAGTTGGCGAAAAACTTGTCTCCACGTTCAACACAAAAAAGACTCACCCCTCTGATGTGGTCACTCGATTTTGCTCAAGCACACCAGCATTGTTCACCTTGATGCAAAAAAAAAAAGTTCCGTATTAAATTTTATTCAAGAGAATAAATTGGCTAAAATTATCATATCTTTGTATTGCAAAAAAGATATAAGTTGTAATTTCTTGAAATAAAACCGTATCTTTAAACAATCTATAGATATCCTCTTATTAGAGTGAGATATGAGAGAGAAGAGATAGAAAGCTaaaagagaaaagagagaaaCTAATTCTGTTTGTTTTTATGTATATTATTGGAATGGAGCATGATGCTCTATTTATACAAGAGGAGTTGAACATTCAAGAGTTGAATCATTCAAGCTCTACATTTAAGGATGACCTTAATTATTCTATAGTGCTGAACTTTTCTTATTCTATTAAATTAAGGCTGGTCTTAATTATTCTATAGTGCTGATTTTTCATATCCTAAGATATAACTCTAATACTCCCCCACAAGCTCAAGGTGGCTGCAAAGGCTGACTTGAGGCAGACAGGTTGAGCTTGCTGCTGAGCTCCATAAATCTTGAACTTGAGAGAGGCTTGGTGAGGATGTCAGCCGTCTGGTCAACACCAGGAATGTGGCAGACAGTGAGAGACTTATTAAGGACCTTTTCTCTTACAAAAAAGAGATCAATTTCCATATGCTTTGTTCTCGCATGAAGAACAGGGTTATGAGCCATAGCAACTGTGCTCTGGTTGTCACAATAGATGGCTGGAGTTGTCAAGGGAATTTTTAGTTCAGCTAGCAAAGTTTGAACCCATAAAACTTCAGCTGTGGTGTGCGCCAAGCTGCGATATTCTGCCTCGGCACTAGAACGAGCAACAACAGTTTGCTTTTTAGACCACCAAGAGATCAAATTAGAGCCTAAGTACACAGCTGACCCAGAGGTGGATCTTCTATCATCTGGGTCAgcagcccagtcagcatcacagtatgCCTGCAGAGAGAACGGAACAGTGGAGGCAGGAGTGAACAATAAACCCGAGGTGATAGTGCCTTTTAGGTAGCGTAGAATACGCTTGACAGCTAGCCAATGGGACTCCAAGGGGTGTGCCATGAACTGACATACTTTGTTAACAGCATAGCAGATTTCTGGGCGTGTAATTGTTGCATACTGCAGGGCCCCTACAATGGACCTGTAGTGAGAGGCATCAGACAAGGCAGCAGACCCTGTTTTGATGAGTTTGGTGGTGAATGCCATAGGAGTAGCAACTGGATTGGAATTCTCCATATCAGTTTTGATTAGCAAGTCCCTTAGGTACTTAGATTGAGTGAGAAGGAGATTACCATTGGACAGTTTCTTCACCTCAAGGCCCAGAAAATAATCCAAGTCACCAAGTTGTTTGAGAGAAAACACATGATTTAGTTGTTGAGTAATTTGCTTGATGAGAGGAGGAGAGTTTCCTGTGAtgattatatcatcaacataaactaGCATATAAATGACAGCACTGTGATGCTTGTAGATGAACAATGAAGTATCACACTTGCTGTTCAGAAATCCAAAGGATAAAAGAGTGGTTTTCAGTCTTTCAAACCATTGCCTTGGGGCCTGTTTGAGGCCATACAAGGCCTTGTGCAAGTGACAAACCAGAGATGAATTAGGGGCAGTAAATCCAGGGGGTTGCATCATATAGACCTCCTCTTCAAGAATGCCATTCAAAAAGGCATTGTTTATATCCAATTGCTGTAGAGGCCAATTATAAGTAAGAGCAAGAGTCAAAATAATTCTAATTGTGACCGGTTTAATAACAGGGGAGAAAGTTTCATTAAAGTCAAATCCATGGACTTGATGGAACCCCTTAGCAACAAGCCTAGCTTTGTACTTATTTACTGTCCCATCAGCATTTTCCTTTACACGAAAAACCCACTTGCAGCCTATTGCTTTCCTGTTAGCAGGCAGTGGTACCAAAGACCAAGTGTTGTTCCTCATCAAGGCACCATACTCATCTTGCATAGCAGCAAACCACTTAGGATCTTGGAGAGCAGTTTTAACACTCTTAGGCTCAGAATTGACAAGAAAAATGGAAGGATTTAGACGAGGTAAGGGTACACCAGATTTAGTTCTAGTAGTCATAGGATGAGTATTGGTGGGGAGAGGTTGAAGGTTAGGATCCCTAGGAGTAGAAATAGAGGAGGAGGATGGTGAAGTGGTAGTAGTGAGCTGATTGTTGGCATTTGAAGAGGGTGAAGGAGTAGGATTAGTGCTGGCTGTTTGGGTTATAGGGTTGGCTGACACAGAGGCAGTAGGTGTGTGGCTGGAATTGAATTGAGAAGAAGAAGAGGAGTGTGAGGTAGTGGAAGCAGTAGGAACGGGAAAAACATTAGGGAGAGCTTGTGTGTTAAGGGTTACTTTAGATGAAGAAGAGGATGGAATGGTTGATGAGGGGAGAGAAACATTAGGAGAGAAAATATCATTGTAAGGAAATTTGGACTCATTGAAAAGAACATCTTTAGAGATGAATATTCTACCACTTGGGGAGAGACATTTGTAACCTTTGTGAGCTGTAGAGTACCCTAGAAAAAGGCATTCATGGGATCTAAAATCAAATTTCTGAGAGTTGTATGGGCGAAGGAGAGGAAAACAAGCACACCCAAAGACTTTGAGGAATTTATAATCAGGATTTTGATTGAAAAGGACAGCATATGGTATATGTTGATTGAGAGACATGGTTGGTAACCTATTTATTAGGTAGACAGCAGTTAAAAAGGCATGATCCCAAAATTTGAGAGGTAAAGAGGCATGACTCAAGAGAGTTAAACCAAGATCAACAATGTGTCTATGCTTCCTCTCCACTACACCATTTTGGTGATGAGTGTGAGGGCAAATTAGACGATGAATAATGCCAAGATCAGAAAGAAATTTTGTAAATGGGCGAAATTCACCACCCCAATCAGTTTGGACAGATTTAATAGGAAATCCAAATTGTAATTCAGCCATGACTTTGAATTGTTTAAAGATAGTTAAGGCTTCAGATTTATTTTTGAGCAAATAGATCCAAGTAAATCTAGTGTATGCATCAACAAAGGTGATGTAGTAGGTAAAGTTTTGAGAGGATTTGACTGGGGCAGGACCCCATAGGTCACTGAAAATTAATTCAAGAGGAGAGTGATATTGAGTTTGTGATTGAGGGGAGTGCAGCCTATGTGCCTTTCCCATACAGCAGGCAGAACAAAAGACCGATTCAGCTTTATTAGAATAAGGAATATTACATTGAGCTAAAACAAGTCTCATAGTATTAGGATTTGGATGACCAAGGCGTAAATGCCAAGTATGTTGAGAATTATATGAGTTATTAGCTGATACATTTTGATTAGAAACTGAAACCTTATCACTAGTGCTGGAATCAGATCTTGAAACAGGAGCATTAGAGTCTAAGGTGAGACATGAGACTTGACTTGTTGAAGGAGACTTAAGAAGCTGAAGGTGGGAAAATTGGTACAGGCCATCACTTCCTACACGACCTTGGAGCAGAATTTCATTGGTAGCCTGAGATTTGACATAACACATATCAGCATGAAACTCAAAGAAAACTTTATTATCAAGACAGAATTTGCTGACACTTATCAGGTTCTTTGTAATAGAAGGAACAAGCAGTAAATTATGAAGAGCTAATGGAGTGTTGGGTTTAGAATGAGAGGGAAAATAAGAAGATCCTGAAGAGTGAATGTGCAAACCTTGACCATTACCAATGAAGATCTGATCAGGACCTTCAAAAGGTGTGGTCTGCTGTATGTTTTGAGAGGCATTGGTAACATGATAAGAAGCTCCTGAGTCTGGGAACCAGGCACTGCTTGGAACTGAAGCTGTGTTAGCAATCATAGCATTGGGAGTGATCTGTGATTGAGGAACAGGGAGAGGAGCAAGTCTTGGTTGATAGTTTGGGCGTGACCAAGTGTTAACCATGGGCTGAGCAAACTGAGGTCCACCAATTGGTTGATACGGATTGTAGAAATTTTGTAGGTTCATTGTTTGAAAATCAGCAGGTATGTTAGGTTGAAACTGTTGATTGAACCTGTGATAGCAGTTAGCAGCAAGGTGACCATATTTGAAGCAAACTTGACATTGAATGTTGCTGAACCTACCTCTCCCACGGCCGCGTCCACCACCACGGCCAGATGCACGACCTCCTCTTGAATAGGTTGGATTAAAGGTTGAATTCACAGCTTGTTCATTGTTCTTGTTATTGGAGTTATCAGTTTCAGGTTGAGAATTAGCTTGAGTGAGATTCACTGTGGCAGCCACCTCCATTTGAGAGTGTTTCTTATACTTGTTGAATCTCATCTCATGAGCAAGAAGAAGAGCTTCAACTTCTTCAAGTTCTACTGAATCAAACTTGCTTTCAATGACTGAAATAACAGAGGCAAAGTCTTGAGGAAGACCTTCAAGAATCACATCAATGTGCTGCTGATCTGGAACTGGATCTCCGACTGAAGCAAGCGCATCAACAAGAACTTTGATGCGAACCAGGTAATCACCAACAGATTTGTCTTCAAGTGTTGTAGATCTAAGTTCCGCTCGTAGTTGTCTTGCTTTCGCACGTGTAAGCTTTTGAAAATGCGCAAGAATACGTTCCCAGAGCTCGTAGGAATGAACGCATCCAAGAACACGTGAAAGAATCGAAGGTGAAAGCGTGGATTGAAGCCACGTCATAAGCCACTGATCTTGCGTAATCCAGGTGCGATACGCAGGATTCTCACGAGCAGCTTCACGATCTTCATCAGTTAGATATTGATTCGGTATGTCACGAAGGTAAAGGTAGTTTTGAAGATTATTCGCGTTAACGAAAGGATCTACTTGTTGGCGCCAAAGTAGGAAATTCTTCTCATCAAGTTTTTCTGTGATTTTGAGTTGGAATGACATAGATGTTGCGGTGGCCGGAGCTGTAGTTACCGGAGTCGCTGCCATGGATAGAACCGAAGCTCTATGATACCATATTAGAGTGAGATATGAGAGAGAAGAGATAGAAAGCTaaaagagaaaagagagaaaCTAATTCTGTTTGTTTTTATGTATATTATTGGAATGGAGCATGATGCTCTATTTATACAAGAGGAGTTGAACATTCAAGAGTTGAATCATTCAAGCTCTACATTTAAGGATGACCTTAATTATTCTATAGTGCTGAACTTTTCTTATTCTATTAAATTAAGGCTGGTCTTAATTATTCTATAGTGCTGATTTTTCATATCCTAAGATATAACTCTAATACCTCTAAATTATTTTTGTAGTGAAATTCTCTGTAACACCAACACCTCTAAAAGAAGACGTGTCGTGTCCGGTGTTCGAGTTTCATAGCTGAAACTACCAAAAAATTCAACCATGCAGTGAGGTATTATATTATCTCAGCAATATAGCAATATGATTGAAAATTTACCAACACATGTAGTGGCACATTCTTTTTGGAAAACCTGGAAGCAAGTGACCTGATATCCGTGACAGATGATAAATCACAAATCTGCAAGAAAAATTAGCTAGTCATGAATAATCACAATAACATTTACTATTTCTAAATCAACTCAATTGTGAGAAGTACCATAAAGTTGATGCTCAATACACAAAATTATGAAAGTCTAAATGTAAGTTTGGTTCTGCGGTGAAAAAAATTGATTTTGTAAAATTAATTTTAGTTGTTTGGTTCTGCGGTGAAAAGAAATTGATATTGAGTGAATTGATTCTATAAAATTGGTTCTGACTAAAAGTGAGTTGAAGGTAAAATGATTTATGTTTGAATAAATTGGTGCAAAAGTGAGTTGATCAATAAATTTCAAATTTAAAAATCACGTTTAGGCTCACAAGCTATAAATCCTAGCTTCAAGTAAAATCATTCTGGAAAACATGATTAACTCTACTCGAGAGCGACCAAACTTGTTAAAATCAATTCTACACTTCCATAATCAATTTTGGGTGCTCATAACGTGAAACCAAACATACACTAAAAGTGA from Lathyrus oleraceus cultivar Zhongwan6 chromosome 1, CAAS_Psat_ZW6_1.0, whole genome shotgun sequence includes:
- the LOC127128011 gene encoding uncharacterized protein LOC127128011, encoding MLQLQFEFQIRFSITIPTLTMFLLKTWRQSAFGVYGYLNFTKPAFLEHSKNFKPEEMETQIPGKNCLVTGANSGIGYATAEGLAQRGATVYLVCRNKERGEAALSQIQTKTGNQNVHLEICDLSSVTDIRSLASRFSKKNVPLHVLVNNAGVLEQNRVTTSEGFELSFAINVLGTYTMTELMVPLLEKASPDARIITVSSGGMYSTPLTKDLQYSESNFNGTEQYARNKRVQVALTENWAETYKNRGIGFYSMHPGWADTPGVAKSLPSFSKSLAGKLRTSEEGADTVIWLALQPKEKLVSGGFYFDRAEAPKHLSFNATNGSHAAINSVIDSLRSLASLS